A genomic window from Halomonas sp. LR3S48 includes:
- a CDS encoding dihydroxy-acid dehydratase, whose amino-acid sequence MSDHKTKLNRPLRSARWFRKDDLPGFVHRSTLAAAGWSREDLMERPVVGILNTWSDINPCNLNLRDLAEEVKTGILEAGGIPLETPLMSISENIIKPTSFPFRNLLAMEAEESIRAYPFDAVVLLGGCDKTQPALLMGAASAGVPCIFLASGPATPRSSTGGNLANATGVWRLVDELRAGEVSQGDFAAFERSVMGTVGHCAEMGTASSMATICEALGVSLPGSSLVPAVDRRRNQFAREVGRRSVRMAAEGSPRPNEILDARAFDNAITLLCAVGGSTNVIIHLLALAGRVGVPLTLERFDEIARRVPLIANVQPAGEHLTERLMTAGGVPALLKTLKPLLHLDARTVDGRTIGEVIETAEVIDEDVIRPLDKPVKPGETLVVVKGNLAPDGAVMKTCAADPKLFSHRGPAVVFEDVQTIADRIDDPKLCIDESSVLILRNAGPVGAAMPEWGMLPLPRHLMERGVRDMLRISDARMSGTAYGAAVLHVSPEAAIGGPLALVQDGDIIELDVAERRLELCVEPEELERRRQAWQPPLSRHVRGYRNLYNQHIEQAHRGCDFDFLRGANEETLPEGLFDGWVGGW is encoded by the coding sequence ATGAGCGATCACAAGACCAAACTCAACCGGCCGTTGCGCAGCGCGCGCTGGTTCCGCAAGGATGATCTGCCTGGCTTCGTGCACCGCTCGACTCTCGCGGCCGCCGGATGGAGCCGCGAGGACCTGATGGAGCGCCCCGTCGTGGGCATCCTGAATACCTGGTCCGATATCAATCCCTGTAACCTCAACCTGCGTGACCTGGCGGAGGAGGTGAAGACGGGGATTCTCGAGGCGGGCGGCATCCCGCTCGAGACGCCGCTGATGTCGATCAGCGAGAACATCATCAAACCGACCTCGTTTCCGTTTCGAAACCTGCTGGCGATGGAGGCCGAGGAGTCCATCCGTGCTTACCCGTTCGACGCGGTGGTGCTGCTTGGGGGCTGCGACAAGACGCAACCAGCACTGCTGATGGGGGCCGCGAGCGCCGGGGTTCCCTGTATCTTCCTGGCCAGCGGCCCGGCAACGCCCCGTTCGTCGACTGGCGGGAATCTGGCGAATGCCACCGGCGTCTGGCGCCTGGTCGACGAGCTGCGTGCCGGCGAGGTCTCCCAAGGCGACTTCGCGGCGTTCGAGCGCAGTGTCATGGGAACGGTGGGCCACTGTGCCGAGATGGGGACGGCTTCCTCCATGGCGACCATCTGCGAGGCGTTGGGCGTGTCCCTTCCCGGCAGTAGCCTGGTGCCGGCGGTCGACCGACGTCGTAATCAGTTCGCCCGCGAGGTGGGCCGTCGCAGCGTCCGCATGGCTGCCGAGGGAAGTCCGCGTCCGAATGAGATACTCGACGCACGGGCCTTCGACAACGCCATCACCCTCCTGTGTGCGGTGGGCGGTTCGACCAACGTCATCATCCACCTGCTGGCGCTCGCCGGCCGCGTCGGTGTGCCGTTGACCCTGGAGCGCTTCGACGAGATCGCCCGTCGCGTGCCGCTGATCGCCAACGTTCAGCCCGCCGGCGAACATCTGACCGAGCGGCTGATGACCGCGGGCGGCGTGCCGGCCCTGCTCAAGACACTCAAGCCGCTGTTGCACCTGGACGCACGGACGGTCGACGGGCGCACGATCGGCGAGGTCATCGAGACCGCCGAGGTCATCGATGAGGATGTCATTCGCCCGCTGGACAAGCCGGTGAAGCCGGGCGAGACACTGGTCGTGGTGAAGGGCAACCTGGCGCCGGACGGGGCGGTGATGAAGACCTGCGCCGCAGACCCGAAACTGTTCAGTCATCGCGGCCCTGCAGTGGTTTTCGAGGACGTCCAGACGATCGCCGACCGGATTGACGATCCCAAGCTCTGCATCGACGAGAGCAGTGTGCTCATTCTGCGCAACGCCGGTCCCGTGGGCGCGGCGATGCCGGAGTGGGGCATGCTGCCCCTGCCGCGCCACCTGATGGAGCGCGGCGTCCGCGATATGCTCCGCATCTCGGACGCGCGAATGAGCGGTACCGCCTACGGCGCCGCGGTGCTGCACGTTTCCCCCGAGGCGGCCATCGGTGGTCCGCTCGCCCTGGTGCAGGATGGCGACATCATCGAGCTGGACGTGGCGGAGCGCCGGCTGGAGCTCTGCGTCGAACCGGAAGAGCTCGAGCGTCGGCGCCAGGCGTGGCAGCCGCCGCTGTCCCGGCACGTGCGCGGCTATCGCAATCTCTACAATCAACACATCGAGCAGGCGCATCGCGGCTGCGACTTCGACTTTCTCCGCGGCGCCAACGAAGAGACTCTCCCCGAAGGCCTCTTCGACGGCTGGGTAGGAGGCTGGTAG